The following DNA comes from Malania oleifera isolate guangnan ecotype guangnan chromosome 12, ASM2987363v1, whole genome shotgun sequence.
GAGAGGAAATTGGAGTTAAGTATGTGTGGTTCATGCTTTATTCCTATTAACAATAGGTCCCAAAATGTCTCACATACTTTCCTGATGGGCTTGGACAAAGTACAAACTAAGCGAAGTGCTTCATGTGCTCCTGAAGACTTATGCCTGAAGAAGTTAACGCTACTACACCCCTATCTATTCCTAAGAGGGCAAAGCCTAGGTATAAGACTTGTGAAAATGTGTGTGTTTACATAAGGTTCAAACCCCAAACCCCCGTTCATTATATCATCACACGCTATATCcattcattcataaaatttataCAAACCGacattcacatatacatagtaATTTATACGTAAAATATATTAGAATCATCAAAAGAGCCATTGAACTCATTTTTGGGATAATTCCCAATTAATCAATGGTTcaactctctaagtccccagcaaAGTCTCCAAACTGTTGCAATGTCCCGGAGAATGGTCTTGAATGGCGACGGGTGATGCTATTGAAAGTTcaatggagtcgtcactaacctattattttcctaagtgcggttagttcacctaattactccCTATtcattggtctctagactaatcttATACCAAGGAACTAGTAGTTTCAATCTACATTTACCCGATTTGGAATTGAGAGTTCAGTTATGTaaagggaaggtactagcaccccctacacactagttttatgaacgatacctaattaactatgaattatctTTAAACTGAATCTAATGGTCTTAATTAACTCCTtgataaacaaaataaatattgAATTTTGGAAGAAATTGTGAAAATAGGGTACGATTTAGAAATGTCTAATAAAACTTCTAATAATAAGATCTTATAAGATAAACCTCCCTTATAACTAATATAGGTAAGGTCTAAAACACTTTTTTACCatttgtttaatcattgggatgcacaaacaaaaaaattaaaatatatacaaatatttaaacatgaaatgaacaaaaaaaaaattataaaacataaccaaaaatactctttaaaacattcctaggttttcaagatttttctagaagttttcaaatttttttatccaattttctaagatttttaaagaaatattctccattttatttattttgcatttttttttattttttttgttatatgaataaaaaataaatcaattttttatttgattttttgttgttgtaattttccttaacttttttttttttttttactttttcccaattttttaaaattaaaatttaattattaaatagAAAATAAACCAATAGTCCAAAAGGAGTCAGATTGGTTCAACTGGTCTGAACCAAGATCAATGGATCAACTCAAGTTGACTTAGGTTGACCCAATTCAAGAAGGGATTGTCATGCGTCAGCCAGTAGCGGCAACACCTGGCACAagatagtttttattttttttgaatttattgtaGTAGGGTGACGTCATGTGGCAAAGAACTATAAGCTCTGGGTTTTAGACATGGAAATCTGATGTGACAGCGATCCAACTATCCACAAAAAACACATACTAGATGGTGTACCACGTCGCTCCCTAAATGCACGGTCCTAGTTAGGCTACATGTCACCATCCGTATGGTGACACGTGTCACactaattgattttttttttttagaatctaatatgattttttttttcattttcccttttctcctgtcttttcttttcctcttcttcCCCTGACCCTTCTCTaacctctctctctatctttttctctcctctccatgcatctctctctctctctctctctctctctctctctctctctctctctctctctctctctctctctcacacacacacacacacacacacagatccCTCCCTTCCTCTCTGTTTCACTCTCCCTCACAGCTTCTTCTTTGATCTATTCTCTTTTTTTCTCCCTCAaatcttattttcttttactctTCTGAATCTCACCcctcctttttcttattttgcaGGTATAAGTAATGTCAAATATGGCAGAGAGCTCACCTTTCAAACCCTGTTTTGGATCAATTAAATGTAAAAATCAGACCTTCCTCTTCTTTTGTGACTTGCTGATTTTTTTCTTGTTACTTGCtattttcattgtttttcttGCATTTTATTGGTGTTTCTTACATGCTAAACATAGTTGATGCTTGCTTGGGTTAGGTTAACTTAACATAGGTCAATGAGTTGGGTTTCAGGCTAGCTTTTGGGTTGATCTGGTTGGGTTAATTGGGTTGATCTAATAGGGCTAAGCTCGGTTTGGGCTTGGTTTATTTTGTGTTTGGACTGAATTAACTCAAACCCAATTGGGCTTGGTTTAGGTAGCATGAGAATGGGCCTGGGTTTAAATTGGGCTGGCTTAAAGGCTAGTTAGGACCTAATCTTGGGTTTAGGGCAAATGGGTTAAAGGGTTTGATTAGGCTTAATTGGGTTATGTGTTGAACGGTTTTTAAACAAGCCTAATTGGGCCTTGGTAAGATTAGATGGGCCTTGGGACAATATGTTAGATGTCTTTAGATTTGAGCCCAATTGGTTCTTTAAGGCATTTCGGTTCCAGGgttttagcgttttagggttttaaaCTAATGAATCCATGTCAAAGTTGACTTGGATCCTGGGTCTTCAAGTCAATTAATTTGGACCTAAGTCAAGTTGACCCGAGTCTCCGAGTCGAATCACGGTTATTGGATCCGGGTCCTCGAGCCTGGATTTCCAAGTATGGATATTTGGCTTTTTCGAGTTTGGTATTGGGCATTGACATAGAATTttcattcaaaaattttatagaaaACCAGTTTGAATTTTAGATCTTAGAATTACtgatttctttgaatttttgaatttaatgAATCTGAAAACAATTTAATCCCAAACTcaaaacaaacaaaattaaaaggaaagagTACTAACCTTTTATGCCTCTAGAAACCTttttgctttgctctctttcccAATTTTCTTCTGCTCTTCCTTCACCCGAACTCTCTTGGGTCTCCACTTGCTAAGCCGTTTTTTAGCTTTTGCAATTCGAATCCTTCAACCCTGAGTCCCTCTTCAACCTCAACTACCTTCTCAATAACCAAGTCTTTCTCGAACCTTTCACCTTTGTCCCAAttttctctctcaaatttttctCCATCCTCTTTTTTTCAGTGAGCAATTCTTTCtccaattttcttttttttccctagCAACTCTCTAAATATCCCTATTTATAAGCAAAAAAATTCCAATTAAATGTAATTGAACAAATTAAACTTAATGGATTAATCAAATATAAAgtctaattaatcaattaatttgaATTTGTCCTATCAAATATAAAGTCTAATTGATCAATTAATTTGAATTAGCCCATCAAATTCAAAGTTAATTGGTTGATTTTATTCTGATTTATTAACTGAAACTCTCTTGCATGTGTGCAGGTGCAAGCATGAAGATGTTGGCTCACCAAACTTTTTCCTACATTTTTCtgttttttcctctctctttttttcCCCATGtatccaatttttatttttcatttgaaaCTATACAAAATGAGTATGAATTAAATGGAATGATCCAATTTTTGCTATATAGCACCCCAaacaaaatgaggtgtctacataTTTtatcgtaataataataataataattgaaatcaAATTAACTTTTCACTACTTAGATAAATTACAAATGATAACagaatcataactgtctggtaaaCCATTTAAATTGATGGTTGATCATATAAGTTAGTTTTGATCAACAAATTAAACATTaaaataatacttaattaatttgtgttttatatatgaaatttttatgCGTAAagtaaataattttataattaaaacatTCTACATAAATGGTATACTATAACATTCATAAGGTTTTTTTTCGTGTTATAAAGCtcttaatttaatatttaataaaatattgtaCGTTGTACTTAGAGAGCACTATAGCACCAACAATaattttaagaaaagaaaaaaaaaaagtccaaaaATTAAATCCACAAACTTGTATGCAGAGGAAGAATCAAGAGGGTAAAGGtacaaataaattaattttatttatttatttttatatattttggtCAATAAATTAAAAGGCAATGATACACATACTGAATGTGAAGCCTATGCGAAGGACGGAGTTCATGCTTAGTAATGCATCTTTCCAAATACATTCAAAATATCCCCACCCCCGCGGGCGCGGGAAGGAAAGGTTagaatttttcaataaaattataaCTTGAAGTTATACTATTTATAAATTTGGGTAAAATTTTGTCAAATTTATGTCTCTGTCCTTCGTGTTGAACCTCTTCTCAGCCATGTCCCAACTCCTGAGGTAGACAGGACTCCAAGTCTCAAACAAATTGCATTGTCAATTTCTACGCCGGCTTTTCTGATTGCCCTTGATATGTGAGTTTAAAATCCACATTGTCTTTTTCTGAATGATTTTGCGATTTTATATGTCACAGGGCTGCAATGCGTCAATACTGATGGACCCAACCAACCCACACAGATTCAGTGTTGCAGGGTGGAAATGCCTAATGGAAAACAAGAAAAGGTATATACGCACTTTTTAATTAAACAAGGATACGTGCTTTTGAAATTCATACGTGAGAGGTCTCTCCTTGTTGGCTTTTTTTATGCTGACACAATGCTTTTCTTTTTGCTCTAATTGGAGGGTTTGTGGTCTGATTTTTTTCAAATGTTATGCATTGTTCGTCTGATAAGTTATTAGGGATGCGTTAATAGGCAAACGataatatttttatctttttggTTTAGTACTAATTGAATGAATTTGAAGGAGTCACTCAAATAAGATACAGGgccataagaaaaaaaataacggATACATAAAAGGACATCGTTGTACAGTGTACAGTCAAAAAGAAACAATATGGTGCAAGTAATACCCtaggatttttagagagagaggacACATTGTTATATCTAATACAGCTCGAGTAAGGTGTAGCAAAGTCTACCTTGGGGGAAGTGACATGCACAAAAGGTAGGAACTCCATATGCTAATGCAACGGACGGTCACAACATCAAATCATATCCCATTTCACTGATAACTTTCTCTACTTTAACCAAGGTATCTGGTAATAGCAcaaaggaaaattttggggattAGCATCGTGAGCAATGAGACAAATGAACAAATTCTAGAACCAATAGTGTTCATTAACAATTCCAAAGAATAACAGTTCCAGAAACTTGGCCTCCCTTAAGATAGAGCATAAATACTCTACATATGATTTGACTGCCGTTATGAACTTGATCCAACCCCAAAGACAATAACTagcaaatatatatttattaaagcAGGGACTTGGGAGAGAGATTAGATATGCTTAAATCATGAAAATGAAAATCTACTCAGATCAGCCTCTCTTTTATACAGATGAAATTTTGGTTTTGAggggttttgggggggggggggtaagtgCTTATGCGTGAATCGTGTTTAACAGGTTCAAAATTAAGAACTAGATACTTAGGAAAACTAATTACCTTGAAAGGAGGAATCTCCAATAAATCTCTGCAACAAATCAAAGGAAATTCATTTATGAATCATTATACCATGAAGCATCAATCACTCTCTGCTGAAATTAAACAGTCTTGAGAAGTGTACCAATGTAAAAAACAGCACCAATTTCTACTTTTGAACTCTggtgagaaaaaaataaattacatcaACCAAAAAAATTTGAAGCTATACCATGATTTGAGCCCTGAGGTCAACTTCCAGAGGTTTAGTTTGTTGGGCTGCAAGCAACAGTATTCCGCTATTAAAAAATGTCGTTATGAAATCAGATGAGCACTTGTGCTCATAACTAGCATGGCCAACCTACATTGTTCGCTCTCAGAGAGACAGTTGCTCATTAATGAGGTAAAGCTTGGAGGTAAGGCTGCTAAAATGCCATCAGGGTTGGGATTAGGCGCTGTTTCCTGAGAGAGTGAATATTGCTCAACCCTGTAGTCCATGCTTGTTGGCACATTAGAGGTACTAGTGTCAACTGGAATCATGAAATTCAATTCCTCTCTAGCTCTGCAAGTTGCAAACAGCATAAACTTCAGTTAGTATTTGAATTTTAGATTTAGTTGTTCATTCAATTCATAAACTTCTGTCATAATGTTCATTGACTTCGCAAAGGTAGCTACTAGCATATCATCTTTTCTACCTGCAAGGGGTTCTATTAGATGGAGCTAACTCAGATTGAGCTGAAATTTCAGATACAAGTTCACTACTGGGAACCCTAACATCCCCTCCATCATTTAATATCTCCTGGGAAAGGAACAACGTATAACACCATTATTGGAAGGTGAAGATGAAAATGTGCCAAAATACATGCAGCCATTTTCATGAGTTTGATATGCTAACAGatgttataataaaataataaaccatGGTAAAATTTTAAGAACAGGTACTATCAGACCTTTAAAGTGCATATAAACTTTTCTGTTTTGCAAATTGTTGGGAACTGCAAGGCAAACTTCTGGATCTGGAACCAATCAGAAAGGATTACTGGAATGGCAGCAAtgaaacactaaaaaaaaaatatgttgtCTGTTTTGATTGTAACCACTGAAACACAATATCAATGAAAACAATGGGAGAGAGTGACACCTATGAATTAGAATATGGCCTATCAAAATTAGCAGATGTGATTATAATGTATCATCTTTATGTCCCCATAGGAAGTCCTCCATTCATAGTAAATTTGCATCAATGAGGTTTCTTATAGAAAAAAGAAAGCCTTGCCTCGATAAAATCTGCATGGTTTGTTGATTTGAATCACAAATAGCTCTATTTCATCCCTTGCCAAGTGGCCACTATTGGATAAAATCAAAGATACTATGTTACACGGACTTTTTATTTTGCACATTCCAAAATTATTTGCATAAGAATGCAGCTGCTTGATGGTTTAGGTTATCCTAACTTGCCTATTACTTCTGATGTAATATCGGCATTGCCCATCTCCTGTAACCAATAATTTGAAGAGCTAGAAGCACAAATTTTTAGATTTGAGAAAatcaaattataatattaatatatatatatatatatattatatattcaacATATAGAGTATTAGGATTATGTAAGTATAATGCAGTTTTACATATTGGTTTTTACAATTCTGttataataaaatcaatcaaatgaTAGTGAGAGAACATGCCCTTCTTGACATGACAAGCGAATAAAATAAGTATTAAAATCAAAAAGGGCAGTTCATTGCTTTCTGTCCAACAACAAATTAGAAATTAATCAATGCAACCTATAGTTGCAAAATTCATGTTGGAAAAAAGAACTTTGACAAGGGAGTAAAGCTTACAGACAAAGGCAGTGAGTCAACCCACAAGGAGTGGACATTATTTTTGCTGATTAGGAGGATGACTCTCATGAAGTGGGAGCTTGTCAAGTTTCATATTAGAGCAAGGCAAAAGAAGACAGAAAAACAGAAGTAATAAAGCAGCTACAAAAGAAACTCTGGCAGGAGAACAAAATGGAGCAGGAGCATAGGTGGCAGGTCCATCCATGATGACAGCTACAACCATCGGATGAGTGAGTGGAGACGAAGATGGAACAATTTTTCCTGAAAAGCCA
Coding sequences within:
- the LOC131144326 gene encoding protein POOR HOMOLOGOUS SYNAPSIS 1, with the protein product MAGSMAIVVSEHHEKSMTVDGEQWEIQYCRYFNYPSPSSTSSTILVPLSNSRTKLKKSGTWLSSSSAFLLQLLVDRSTSEVILVVTHRGKIQEEHFLSKLHFSWPQVSCVSGLPPRGIRCILVSYRDSADQIQKFALQFPTICKTEKFICTLKEILNDGGDVRVPSSELVSEISAQSELAPSNRTPCRAREELNFMIPVDTSTSNVPTSMDYRVEQYSLSQETAPNPNPDGILAALPPSFTSLMSNCLSESEQSQQTKPLEVDLRAQIMRFIGDSSFQDTLVKVEKVISEMGYDLML